One genomic segment of Roseovarius carneus includes these proteins:
- the nusA gene encoding transcription termination factor NusA, which produces MAITSANQLELLQTAEAVAREKMIDPGLVVEAMEESLARAAKSRYGAEMDIRVSIDRKTGRATFTRVRTVVTDEELENYQAEFTVEQAKQYLDDPKVGDTLVEEVPPVEMGRIAAQSAKQVILQKVREAERDRQFEEFKDRAGTIINGQVKREEYGNVIVDVGRGEAILRRNEKIGREAYRPNDRIRCYIKDVRREARGPQIFLSRTAPEFMIELFKMEVPEIYDGIIEIKACARDPGSRAKIAVISYDSSIDPVGACVGMRGSRVQAVVNELQGEKIDIIPWNEDQPTFLVNALQPAEVSKVVLDEEAGKIDVVVPEEQLSLAIGRRGQNVRLASQLTGLDIDIMTEAEDSERRQKEFEERTGLFMETLDLDEFFAQLLVSEGFTTLEEVAYVEVDELLVIDGVDEDTASELQARARDILEAKAKAAMDEARALGVEDSLVEFEGLTPQMILALAKDDVKTLEDFATCADWELAGGWTQVDGERVKDDGILEPFDLSLQEAQDMVMTARIMLGWVDPAELESEAIEEDADGASDEESGA; this is translated from the coding sequence ATGGCCATTACATCCGCAAATCAGCTTGAGTTGCTGCAAACCGCCGAGGCTGTGGCCCGCGAGAAGATGATCGACCCCGGTCTGGTCGTCGAGGCGATGGAAGAGAGCCTCGCCCGCGCCGCCAAGAGCCGGTACGGCGCCGAGATGGATATCCGTGTCAGCATCGACCGCAAGACGGGTCGCGCGACCTTCACCCGCGTGCGCACGGTTGTGACGGACGAGGAGCTTGAGAATTATCAGGCCGAGTTCACCGTGGAGCAGGCCAAGCAATATCTTGATGACCCAAAAGTCGGCGATACGCTGGTTGAGGAAGTGCCCCCTGTCGAGATGGGCCGCATCGCCGCGCAATCGGCCAAGCAGGTGATCTTGCAAAAGGTGCGCGAAGCCGAGCGGGACCGTCAGTTTGAGGAATTCAAGGACCGCGCAGGCACGATCATTAACGGTCAGGTCAAGCGCGAAGAGTATGGCAACGTCATCGTGGATGTGGGCCGGGGTGAAGCAATCCTGCGCCGCAACGAGAAGATCGGCCGCGAAGCCTATCGCCCCAATGACCGTATCCGCTGCTACATCAAGGATGTGCGCCGCGAAGCGCGCGGCCCGCAGATTTTCCTCAGCCGCACCGCGCCTGAATTCATGATAGAGCTGTTCAAGATGGAGGTGCCCGAGATCTATGATGGCATCATCGAGATCAAGGCCTGCGCCCGTGATCCGGGATCTCGCGCCAAGATCGCCGTGATTTCCTATGACAGCTCGATTGACCCTGTGGGCGCTTGCGTCGGTATGCGCGGCAGCCGTGTTCAGGCCGTCGTGAACGAGCTTCAGGGCGAAAAGATCGACATCATTCCGTGGAATGAGGATCAGCCGACCTTCCTCGTGAACGCGTTGCAGCCCGCCGAGGTGAGCAAGGTTGTTCTGGACGAGGAAGCGGGCAAGATCGATGTGGTTGTGCCCGAAGAGCAGCTGAGCCTTGCGATTGGTCGCCGGGGTCAGAACGTGCGTCTGGCGTCGCAGTTGACCGGGCTTGATATCGACATCATGACCGAAGCCGAAGACAGCGAGCGCCGTCAGAAAGAGTTTGAGGAGCGCACAGGCCTCTTCATGGAAACGCTCGATCTGGACGAGTTTTTTGCGCAGCTTCTTGTCTCCGAAGGGTTCACCACCCTTGAGGAGGTGGCGTATGTCGAGGTGGACGAGCTTTTGGTGATCGACGGCGTTGACGAGGACACCGCGAGCGAGCTTCAGGCCCGCGCGCGCGATATTCTTGAAGCCAAGGCCAAAGCGGCCATGGACGAGGCTCGTGCGCTGGGCGTCGAGGATAGCCTTGTGGAGTTTGAGGGCCTGACGCCTCAGATGATCCTCGCGCTGGCCAAGGATGACGTGAAAACGCTGGAAGATTTTGCAACCTGCGCTGATTGGGAGCTGGCCGGCGGCTGGACCCAAGTGGACGGGGAGCGTGTGAAGGATGATGGGATCCTAGAGCCTTTCGATTTGTCGCTCCAAGAGGCGCAGGACATGGTCATGACCGCACGGATCATGCTGGGTTGGGTTGATCCCGCCGAGCTTGAGTCTGAGGCTATCGAAGAGGATGCTGACGGCGCCTCTGATGAGGAGAGCGGGGCCTGA
- the rimP gene encoding ribosome maturation factor RimP, whose amino-acid sequence MSNDLIAKAAIDRRMAEIITPVLEDLGFDLVRVRLMSGNTATLQIMAERPEGGIEVDECGQISTAVSAALDVEDPIVEAYTLEVSSPGIDRPLTMLKHFEAFEGYEAKLETSELIDGRRRFKGVLAGVEGTEVLINLDEGTVGLEFDWLVDAKLVLTDDLIKEMLRQRKAAGIIDEDAFDEIETDDGSEED is encoded by the coding sequence ATGAGCAACGACCTGATTGCCAAAGCTGCGATTGACCGCCGGATGGCGGAGATCATCACCCCCGTCCTTGAGGATCTGGGGTTTGATTTGGTGCGGGTGCGTCTGATGAGCGGCAACACCGCGACGCTTCAGATCATGGCAGAGCGGCCCGAGGGCGGGATCGAGGTGGATGAGTGCGGCCAGATTTCGACCGCGGTGAGTGCCGCGCTCGACGTTGAGGACCCGATTGTAGAGGCCTATACGCTGGAGGTCTCCAGCCCCGGAATCGACCGGCCTCTGACCATGCTCAAGCATTTTGAGGCGTTCGAGGGCTATGAGGCCAAGCTTGAGACGAGCGAGCTTATTGACGGGCGCAGGCGTTTCAAAGGCGTGCTCGCAGGGGTTGAGGGCACGGAAGTGCTGATAAATCTCGACGAAGGCACAGTCGGGCTTGAGTTTGACTGGCTGGTGGATGCCAAGCTGGTTCTGACGGACGATTTGATTAAAGAGATGCTGCGTCAGCGCAAGGCTGCAGGCATTATCGACGAAGATGCTTTCGACGAGATCGAAACTGACGATGGGTCTGAGGAGGACTGA
- the pip gene encoding prolyl aminopeptidase: MDKISGQKSAVQYLYPPIEPFDRRTLDVGDGHQVYMEQSGTPDGLPVIVLHGGPGGGCSPAMRRYFDPRVYRIILFDQRGCGRSKPHASVEANTTWHLVDDIERIRTELGIERWCVFGGSWGATLALIYGITHPERCTHLVLRGVFTMTQRELDWFYGGGAGRFWPDTWQRFVQIIPEDERDDLIAAYHRRLFSDDVRLETTYAKAWSAWENALASVQSSGVGADSPADYARAFARLENHYFINAGFLEHDGWILANIGRLADVPGTIVQGRYDMICPPDTAHALAAAWPKALMRMIPLAGHALSEPGISSELVNVMNRLGRA, encoded by the coding sequence ATGGATAAAATCTCGGGCCAAAAAAGCGCAGTGCAGTATCTTTATCCGCCGATTGAGCCTTTCGACCGCCGGACGCTCGACGTGGGTGACGGTCATCAGGTGTATATGGAGCAATCCGGTACGCCGGACGGGCTGCCCGTAATCGTGCTGCATGGCGGCCCCGGCGGCGGGTGCAGCCCGGCGATGCGGCGGTATTTTGACCCGCGCGTTTATCGCATTATCCTGTTTGATCAGCGTGGCTGCGGGCGCTCCAAACCCCATGCCAGCGTCGAGGCAAACACCACATGGCATCTCGTGGACGATATCGAGCGTATCCGCACCGAACTTGGGATTGAGCGCTGGTGCGTTTTTGGCGGCAGCTGGGGCGCGACGCTCGCGTTGATCTATGGGATCACGCATCCCGAGCGATGCACACATCTTGTGCTGCGCGGTGTCTTTACGATGACCCAGCGCGAGCTTGACTGGTTCTATGGTGGTGGCGCCGGGCGGTTCTGGCCCGATACATGGCAGCGTTTTGTGCAAATCATTCCTGAAGATGAGCGCGACGATCTGATCGCCGCCTATCACCGCCGTCTCTTTTCAGACGATGTGCGGCTTGAGACGACCTATGCCAAGGCGTGGAGCGCGTGGGAAAACGCGCTGGCGTCGGTGCAATCCTCGGGCGTGGGGGCCGACAGCCCGGCCGATTATGCCCGCGCCTTTGCCCGGCTGGAGAATCACTATTTCATCAATGCGGGCTTTCTGGAGCATGATGGCTGGATTCTCGCCAATATCGGACGGCTTGCTGATGTGCCCGGCACGATTGTGCAGGGCCGCTATGACATGATCTGCCCGCCTGATACAGCCCACGCGCTGGCTGCGGCATGGCCCAAAGCGTTGATGCGGATGATCCCACTGGCGGGTCACGCGCTGAGCGAGCCGGGGATCAGTTCGGAGTTGGTCAATGTGATGAACAGGCTGGGGCGGGCTTAA
- the ubiG gene encoding bifunctional 2-polyprenyl-6-hydroxyphenol methylase/3-demethylubiquinol 3-O-methyltransferase UbiG, translating to MQAAQSTIDDHEIAKFQAMAAEWWDPSGKFKPLHMLNPCRLDYITAQIASEFERDLSEDKPFAGLRILDIGCGGGLLAEPMARLGADVVGADAAERNIPVAKLHAEQSGLEIDYRFTTAEAMAAEGEQFDAVLNMEVVEHVASPIDYLIACRQLLRPGGLHICSTLNRNPKSYMMGIIGAEYVMRWLPKGTHDWKKFITPDELFDLIRDAGLEPVDRKGFVFNPIAWSWSISDRDLSVNYVTASLKPE from the coding sequence ATGCAAGCCGCTCAGTCCACGATTGACGACCACGAGATTGCGAAATTCCAGGCCATGGCCGCCGAATGGTGGGACCCCAGTGGCAAATTCAAACCATTGCACATGCTTAATCCGTGCAGGCTGGATTATATCACGGCGCAAATCGCGTCGGAGTTTGAGCGCGACCTGAGCGAGGACAAACCCTTTGCCGGGCTGCGTATTCTCGACATCGGCTGTGGTGGCGGCCTTCTGGCTGAGCCTATGGCGCGTCTGGGCGCGGATGTGGTCGGCGCCGATGCTGCCGAGCGCAACATCCCGGTGGCCAAGCTGCATGCCGAGCAATCGGGGCTTGAGATCGACTATCGCTTCACCACCGCCGAGGCGATGGCAGCCGAGGGCGAGCAATTCGACGCCGTGCTCAACATGGAAGTGGTGGAGCATGTGGCCTCCCCCATCGACTATCTGATTGCGTGCAGGCAGCTTTTACGCCCCGGCGGGCTGCACATCTGCTCGACGCTCAATCGAAACCCCAAGAGCTATATGATGGGCATAATCGGCGCGGAATATGTGATGCGCTGGCTGCCCAAGGGCACACATGATTGGAAGAAATTCATCACACCGGATGAGCTTTTTGACCTGATCCGCGACGCCGGGCTGGAGCCTGTGGATCGTAAGGGGTTCGTCTTCAACCCAATCGCGTGGAGCTGGTCTATCTCAGACCGCGACCTCAGCGTGAATTACGTGACAGCGAGCCTGAAACCCGAGTAA
- a CDS encoding MarR family winged helix-turn-helix transcriptional regulator: MTETGNALAVALFSEILTNDQLIRNQLSRVLPKGMEVSHFSVLNQLARSADEKSPAQLAHSFHVTRGAMTNTLRKLEAAGYVHIRPDWDDARRKKVAISQAGRSARDEAVAAIAPLIGEVVQDLGEDKVRAILPALRSLRTRLGQERT, encoded by the coding sequence ATGACCGAGACCGGGAATGCCCTCGCCGTTGCGCTTTTTAGCGAAATTCTGACCAACGACCAGTTGATCAGGAATCAGCTCAGCCGTGTTTTGCCCAAGGGTATGGAAGTGTCGCATTTCTCCGTGCTCAATCAGCTGGCCCGCAGCGCGGATGAGAAAAGCCCCGCGCAGCTTGCCCATAGCTTTCATGTCACGCGCGGCGCGATGACCAACACGCTGCGCAAGCTGGAGGCGGCGGGATATGTGCATATCCGGCCCGATTGGGATGATGCGCGCCGCAAGAAGGTCGCGATCAGCCAGGCCGGGCGCAGCGCACGTGATGAGGCGGTGGCCGCGATTGCGCCGCTCATCGGAGAGGTTGTGCAGGATCTGGGCGAGGATAAGGTCCGCGCCATCCTGCCCGCCTTGCGCAGTTTGCGCACAAGGCTCGGGCAGGAACGCACGTAG
- a CDS encoding carbon-nitrogen hydrolase family protein translates to MRAGLVQLCSGDDPVANLPQTVALIEEAVACGAGFVLTPEVTNCVSASRAQQEAVLQYEGADITLAALRDVASARRIWLLIGSLAIKTGDKDGRFANRSFLITPDGQIVARYDKIHMFDVTISESESYRESAGYRPGGAACLAQTSFGALGMTICYDLRFPHLYRALGQRGAQIITVPSAFSRVTGAAHWEVLLRARAIETGAYVLAPAQTGVHAAQIGKPRETYGHSLAISPWGEVLGDAGDAPGVITVDLDPSEVAKSRKRVPSLMHDAVFSGPRNL, encoded by the coding sequence ATGCGTGCGGGCCTCGTGCAGCTGTGCTCGGGCGATGATCCGGTGGCGAACCTGCCGCAGACCGTGGCCTTGATTGAGGAGGCTGTGGCGTGCGGTGCGGGCTTCGTGCTGACCCCGGAAGTGACGAATTGCGTCTCCGCCAGCCGCGCACAGCAGGAGGCAGTCTTGCAGTATGAGGGCGCGGATATCACACTCGCTGCGCTGCGCGATGTGGCATCGGCGCGGCGCATTTGGCTGCTCATTGGCTCTTTAGCAATCAAAACTGGCGACAAGGACGGGCGATTCGCCAATCGGTCCTTTCTGATCACGCCCGACGGACAGATTGTCGCGCGCTATGACAAGATCCATATGTTCGACGTCACGATTTCCGAGAGCGAAAGCTACCGCGAATCGGCGGGCTATCGGCCGGGAGGCGCGGCCTGTCTTGCGCAGACCTCCTTTGGCGCGTTGGGCATGACGATCTGCTATGATCTGCGCTTCCCACATCTCTACCGCGCCCTTGGCCAGCGCGGCGCGCAGATTATCACCGTTCCCTCGGCCTTCTCGCGGGTCACAGGGGCCGCGCATTGGGAGGTGCTTTTGCGCGCCCGCGCGATTGAGACGGGGGCCTATGTGCTTGCCCCGGCCCAGACGGGTGTTCACGCCGCACAGATCGGAAAGCCGCGCGAAACCTATGGCCACAGCCTCGCGATCAGCCCTTGGGGTGAGGTTCTGGGCGATGCCGGGGACGCGCCGGGCGTTATCACCGTTGATCTTGACCCCTCCGAAGTGGCAAAATCACGAAAGCGTGTTCCGTCGCTTATGCATGATGCAGTCTTCAGTGGCCCAAGGAATCTATGA
- the grxC gene encoding glutaredoxin 3, producing MQPVEIYTSPLCGFCHAAKRLLSQKGVNFSEVDIAREPARRAEMMQRANGGRTVPQIFVGDVHVGGCDELYALDRAGKLDALLAA from the coding sequence ATGCAACCTGTTGAAATCTACACCTCGCCGCTCTGCGGTTTTTGTCATGCGGCCAAACGCCTTCTGAGCCAGAAGGGCGTGAATTTCTCCGAGGTGGATATTGCCCGTGAGCCGGCACGCCGCGCCGAGATGATGCAGCGCGCCAATGGCGGGCGCACCGTGCCGCAGATCTTCGTGGGTGATGTGCATGTAGGCGGCTGTGACGAGCTTTATGCGCTGGACCGGGCGGGCAAGCTGGACGCGCTTCTGGCGGCCTGA
- a CDS encoding ComF family protein: MVYPPRCIGCGEMVDSDFGLCGSCWRDTPFILGTCCDSCGKALPPAPEGDEAEIIQCDACMKQPLAWDRGRAAMRYGGTGRRLVLALKYGDRQDVVRPAAKWMARAAQPLLTPKTLIAPVPLHWLRMLKRRFNQSALLSKALAQEAGAAHCPDLLIRPKATAQLGGKSYEERRNTVRDAISVHPKRAGLLAGRDVLLVDDVMTSGATFAAAAGACKAAGAASVSIVALARAGRDA, encoded by the coding sequence ATGGTTTACCCGCCGCGCTGCATCGGCTGTGGCGAGATGGTGGACAGCGATTTCGGCCTCTGTGGGTCGTGCTGGCGCGATACGCCTTTTATCCTTGGCACCTGCTGCGACAGTTGCGGCAAGGCGCTGCCGCCCGCGCCGGAGGGGGATGAGGCCGAGATTATCCAATGCGATGCCTGTATGAAACAGCCATTGGCGTGGGACCGGGGCCGCGCCGCGATGCGCTATGGCGGGACGGGGCGGCGCTTGGTTCTGGCGCTGAAATACGGCGATAGGCAGGATGTGGTGCGCCCCGCCGCGAAATGGATGGCGCGCGCGGCGCAGCCTTTGCTCACGCCCAAGACGTTGATCGCGCCGGTGCCCTTGCATTGGCTCCGGATGCTCAAGCGGCGGTTCAACCAATCGGCGCTCTTGTCCAAGGCGCTGGCGCAAGAGGCGGGGGCGGCGCATTGTCCTGACCTTCTCATCCGGCCCAAAGCCACGGCGCAGTTGGGCGGAAAAAGCTATGAGGAGCGGCGCAACACGGTGCGCGATGCGATCTCTGTGCATCCAAAGCGCGCGGGCCTTTTGGCCGGGCGCGATGTGCTTTTGGTGGATGATGTCATGACCTCGGGCGCGACATTTGCGGCGGCTGCTGGCGCGTGCAAGGCCGCTGGTGCCGCATCCGTGAGCATCGTGGCACTGGCGCGTGCGGGCCGGGATGCCTAA
- a CDS encoding methyltransferase domain-containing protein, translating to MTTPAPLTDRGALARHRDRAAAKPALFLHEAGVEEVQDRLAMVNKSFTAPVIVTGWPDPWAQAFPEAQIIADDETLALEPASYDLIIHALALHWANDPVGQLIQMRRALRPDGLMLTVLLGGTTLNELRSVLAQAETEVTGGLSPRVAPMGELRDMGGLLQRAGFALPVADSVALRASYADLPALMHDLRAMGETNAMTARPRHMTRRAIFTRAAKLYAAYFADSEARLIATYDMIVLTGWAPDETQQKPLRPGSASARLAEALGTRETPLED from the coding sequence ATGACCACACCCGCCCCCCTCACCGACCGAGGCGCACTTGCCCGGCACCGCGACCGCGCGGCGGCAAAGCCCGCCCTGTTCCTGCACGAGGCTGGCGTGGAAGAGGTGCAGGATCGCCTCGCCATGGTTAACAAATCCTTTACAGCGCCGGTGATTGTCACCGGGTGGCCCGACCCTTGGGCCCAGGCCTTCCCCGAGGCGCAGATCATCGCGGATGACGAGACCCTCGCACTGGAGCCCGCGTCGTATGATCTGATCATCCACGCCCTCGCGCTCCATTGGGCCAATGACCCGGTGGGCCAACTCATCCAGATGCGCCGCGCCCTGCGCCCCGATGGGCTGATGCTGACCGTGCTTCTGGGCGGCACCACGCTGAATGAACTGCGCAGCGTGCTCGCACAGGCCGAGACGGAGGTGACCGGGGGTCTCTCGCCGCGCGTGGCACCGATGGGAGAGCTGCGCGATATGGGCGGGCTCTTGCAGCGCGCGGGCTTTGCCCTGCCGGTGGCCGATAGCGTGGCTCTGCGCGCCTCCTACGCCGATCTGCCCGCGTTGATGCATGATTTGCGTGCGATGGGCGAGACAAACGCGATGACCGCCCGGCCCCGCCATATGACCCGCAGAGCGATCTTCACCCGCGCCGCCAAACTCTACGCCGCGTATTTCGCAGATAGCGAGGCGCGTCTGATCGCCACATATGACATGATCGTCCTCACCGGCTGGGCCCCCGATGAAACACAGCAAAAACCGCTGCGCCCCGGCTCTGCCAGCGCCCGTCTGGCCGAGGCCTTAGGCACCAGGGAGACGCCACTTGAGGATTGA
- the hemH gene encoding ferrochelatase — protein sequence MLDTTKIATCPVHAPADHPPVPAAKTGILLANLGTPDNYDYWSMRRYLSEFLSDRRVIDYSPWKWQPLLQLIILSKRPFTSGAAYKSIWNEEQGESPLMTITRDQTAAIAAKLHGDLGDGIMVDFCMRYGNPSTKSKVREMTEAGCTRILFFPLYPHYAGATSGTANDQFFRALMEETRQPAARTVEPYFENELYIEALAKSVEEAYAAAEEEPEMLVVSYHGMPKRYLMQGDPYHCQCQKTTRLLREKLGWSEDRITTTFQSVFGPEEWLKPYTVEEVARLAEEDGKKRIAVIAPAFSADCIETLEEINEEIKEAFEEAGGEHFTYIPCLNDNDAHVQALGEIIKSNLKGWVR from the coding sequence ATGCTGGACACGACCAAAATCGCGACCTGCCCGGTGCACGCGCCCGCCGATCACCCCCCGGTGCCTGCGGCCAAGACGGGAATTCTTTTGGCCAATCTGGGCACGCCGGACAATTACGATTACTGGTCCATGCGCCGTTATCTCAGCGAGTTTCTATCGGACCGCCGCGTCATCGATTACTCCCCATGGAAATGGCAGCCGCTCTTGCAGCTGATCATCCTCAGCAAGCGCCCCTTCACCAGTGGTGCGGCCTATAAATCCATCTGGAACGAGGAGCAGGGTGAGAGCCCGCTGATGACCATCACCCGCGATCAGACAGCGGCCATCGCGGCCAAGCTGCACGGCGATCTGGGCGACGGGATCATGGTGGATTTCTGCATGCGCTACGGCAATCCGTCGACCAAATCCAAGGTTCGCGAGATGACCGAGGCTGGCTGCACACGCATCCTCTTCTTCCCGCTCTATCCACATTACGCAGGCGCTACCTCAGGCACCGCCAATGACCAGTTTTTCCGCGCGCTGATGGAAGAAACCCGCCAGCCCGCCGCCCGCACGGTTGAGCCTTACTTCGAGAATGAGCTCTATATCGAGGCGCTCGCAAAATCGGTGGAGGAGGCTTATGCTGCCGCCGAGGAAGAGCCGGAAATGCTTGTCGTATCCTATCACGGCATGCCCAAGCGCTATTTGATGCAGGGCGATCCCTATCATTGCCAATGCCAGAAAACGACGCGCCTGCTGCGCGAAAAACTGGGATGGAGCGAGGATCGAATCACGACCACGTTCCAATCGGTCTTTGGGCCCGAGGAATGGCTGAAACCTTATACCGTGGAAGAAGTGGCCCGGCTTGCTGAAGAAGACGGCAAAAAACGCATTGCCGTGATCGCGCCTGCATTTTCCGCCGATTGCATTGAGACGCTCGAAGAGATCAACGAAGAGATCAAGGAAGCCTTTGAAGAGGCTGGCGGCGAACACTTCACGTATATCCCCTGCCTCAACGACAATGACGCGCATGTGCAAGCGCTGGGCGAGATCATCAAATCAAACCTGAAGGGCTGGGTGCGCTAA
- a CDS encoding L,D-transpeptidase produces MTLKNSTILTRRAFVAGTAAALGAPAIAQEMDASETVEIERDVTETVRRNISSFRSLDWRPYFPNLNNGAVLVDIDSRALHYWSADGGTYKLYPSSVPLSEDLTRRGRTSVVRKVEGPSWRPTPSMLERNPDWPPFVGPGPDNPLGTHALYLSWTYYRIHGTHDTRKIGRRSSNGCIGLYNEHIAELFGMANVGTQVLLI; encoded by the coding sequence ATGACTTTGAAGAATTCCACCATTTTGACGCGCCGCGCATTTGTCGCGGGCACAGCTGCGGCGCTGGGCGCGCCTGCGATTGCTCAGGAAATGGACGCCAGCGAGACCGTTGAGATTGAACGCGACGTGACGGAGACCGTGCGGCGCAACATCTCCAGTTTCCGGTCACTCGATTGGCGGCCCTATTTCCCAAATCTGAACAATGGGGCAGTTCTGGTCGATATCGATTCGCGTGCCCTGCATTATTGGAGCGCGGATGGCGGCACCTATAAACTTTACCCCTCCAGCGTTCCTCTGAGCGAGGATCTGACCCGTCGTGGCCGTACGTCCGTGGTGCGCAAGGTCGAGGGGCCAAGCTGGCGGCCCACACCCTCCATGCTTGAGCGCAACCCAGATTGGCCGCCCTTTGTTGGGCCCGGACCGGATAACCCATTGGGGACGCACGCGCTTTACCTAAGCTGGACCTATTACCGGATTCACGGCACGCATGATACGCGCAAGATTGGCCGCCGCTCGTCCAACGGGTGCATCGGTCTTTACAATGAACACATCGCCGAATTGTTCGGAATGGCGAATGTGGGCACTCAGGTGTTGCTAATTTGA
- a CDS encoding CAP domain-containing protein — protein MSRISALFMTAFLVLGACAAPPPPPPQLGADGKPLPKVYRIRAGDTGQIQFRMLDSVNSLRTAAGRSEVQLNAQLNAAAATHARDMSVQNRPWHFGSDGSSPIDRVRRVGYSGNLVGETISETYETELETLAAWMAEPSTRTVILSPDARNMGFSWTQEDNGKIWWTLVMGD, from the coding sequence ATGTCGCGCATTTCAGCTCTTTTCATGACGGCTTTTCTGGTGCTCGGCGCTTGCGCGGCCCCACCGCCGCCGCCTCCACAGCTTGGTGCCGACGGCAAACCCTTGCCCAAAGTCTATCGTATCCGCGCAGGCGACACTGGCCAGATCCAATTCCGCATGCTCGATTCGGTGAATTCCCTGCGCACCGCCGCTGGCCGCTCCGAAGTGCAGCTCAACGCACAACTCAACGCTGCCGCCGCTACCCATGCGCGCGATATGTCCGTGCAGAACCGGCCTTGGCATTTCGGCTCGGACGGATCATCGCCAATCGACCGGGTCCGCCGGGTTGGATATTCGGGCAACCTTGTGGGCGAGACAATCTCGGAAACCTATGAGACCGAGCTTGAAACCCTCGCCGCGTGGATGGCAGAGCCCTCCACCCGCACCGTTATCCTCTCGCCGGACGCCCGCAACATGGGATTTTCATGGACCCAGGAAGATAACGGAAAAATCTGGTGGACGTTGGTGATGGGCGACTGA
- a CDS encoding murein L,D-transpeptidase family protein encodes MGMRLVKLFAAALMVIGLASCGSKFKTYNGPEVTQIVVNKGARKMYLLHHDKVLKDYDIELGFTALGHKTQEGDGKTPEGTYFIDRRNPNSSFHLSLGISYPNEADVAQARARGVSPGGDIFIHGRPNDNPRGKQSPDWTAGCISVTNRQMETIYAMVKNGTQITINP; translated from the coding sequence ATGGGTATGCGACTGGTTAAACTTTTCGCGGCGGCGTTGATGGTGATCGGGCTGGCCAGTTGCGGGTCAAAGTTCAAGACATATAACGGCCCCGAGGTGACGCAGATCGTCGTCAACAAGGGTGCGCGGAAGATGTATCTTCTGCACCATGATAAGGTCCTCAAGGATTACGACATTGAGCTTGGCTTCACCGCGCTCGGGCACAAGACCCAAGAAGGCGACGGCAAGACGCCGGAAGGCACGTATTTCATCGACCGCCGCAATCCCAATTCCAGCTTTCATCTATCGCTTGGAATTTCCTATCCCAATGAGGCGGATGTTGCTCAGGCGCGGGCGCGCGGCGTGAGCCCCGGTGGCGATATCTTTATCCACGGGCGGCCCAACGATAATCCACGCGGCAAGCAAAGCCCTGATTGGACGGCGGGCTGTATATCGGTGACGAATCGTCAGATGGAGACGATTTACGCCATGGTGAAAAATGGAACGCAGATCACGATCAATCCGTAG